A single region of the Kineosporiaceae bacterium SCSIO 59966 genome encodes:
- the glnA gene encoding type I glutamate--ammonia ligase, whose translation MDRQQEFVLRSIEERDIRFVRLWFTDVLGFLKSVAVAPAELEGAFAEGIGFDGSAIEGLARVHEADMLVRPDPSTYQVLPWRVSDDGQHGTARMFCDVLTPDGEPAHADPRFVLRRTLEKAAGMGFTFYTHPEVEFYLFKGDPVPGTEPVPVDSGGYFDHVPRGTAHDFRRAAITMLEAMGISVEFSHHEGGPGQNEIDLRYADALSTADNIMTFRTVIKEVALQEGVLASFMPKPLVEHPGSGMHTHLSLFEGDTNAFYEAGARYQLSRTGRQFIAGLLRHAPEITAVTNQFVNSYKRLWGGGEAPSYVCWGHNNRSALIRVPMYKPGKANSVRVEYRALDAAANPYLAYAVLLAAGLRGIEQGYDLPEGAEDDVWALTDAERRALGIAPLPASLDHAIAIMEESELVAETLGEGVFDFFLRNKRQEWADYRHQVTPYELRRYLPVL comes from the coding sequence ATGGACAGGCAGCAGGAGTTCGTGCTCCGGTCGATCGAGGAACGGGACATCCGGTTCGTCCGGCTGTGGTTCACCGACGTCCTGGGCTTCCTCAAGTCGGTGGCGGTGGCGCCGGCCGAGCTCGAGGGCGCGTTCGCCGAGGGCATCGGCTTCGACGGCAGCGCCATCGAGGGCCTCGCCCGGGTGCACGAGGCGGACATGCTCGTCCGCCCCGACCCGTCGACGTACCAGGTGCTGCCGTGGCGGGTGTCGGACGACGGTCAGCACGGCACGGCCCGGATGTTCTGCGACGTGCTCACCCCGGACGGCGAGCCGGCCCACGCCGACCCGCGGTTCGTGCTGCGGCGCACCCTGGAGAAGGCCGCCGGGATGGGGTTCACCTTCTACACCCACCCCGAGGTCGAGTTCTACCTGTTCAAGGGGGACCCGGTGCCCGGGACGGAGCCGGTGCCGGTGGACTCCGGCGGCTACTTCGACCACGTGCCGCGGGGCACCGCCCACGACTTCCGCCGGGCGGCGATCACGATGCTGGAGGCGATGGGCATCTCCGTGGAGTTCAGCCACCACGAGGGCGGACCGGGGCAGAACGAGATCGACCTGCGCTACGCCGACGCCCTGTCCACCGCCGACAACATCATGACCTTCCGCACGGTGATCAAGGAGGTGGCGCTGCAGGAGGGCGTGCTCGCGTCCTTCATGCCGAAGCCCCTCGTCGAGCACCCCGGCAGCGGCATGCACACCCACCTGTCCCTGTTCGAGGGGGACACGAACGCCTTCTACGAGGCCGGAGCCCGCTACCAGCTGAGCCGTACCGGTCGGCAGTTCATCGCCGGCCTGCTCCGGCACGCACCCGAGATCACCGCGGTGACGAACCAGTTCGTCAACTCCTACAAGCGATTGTGGGGCGGCGGGGAGGCGCCGTCCTACGTCTGCTGGGGGCACAACAACCGCTCCGCGCTCATCCGGGTGCCGATGTACAAGCCCGGCAAGGCGAACTCCGTGCGGGTGGAGTACCGGGCGCTCGACGCGGCGGCGAACCCCTACCTCGCCTACGCCGTCCTGCTCGCCGCCGGGCTGCGCGGCATCGAGCAGGGGTACGACCTGCCCGAGGGCGCCGAGGACGACGTGTGGGCGCTGACCGACGCCGAGCGCCGTGCCCTGGGCATCGCGCCGCTGCCGGCCAGCCTCGACCACGCCATCGCGATCATGGAGGAGTCCGAGCTCGTCGCCGAGACGCTCGGTGAAGGCGTCTTCGACTTCTTCCTGCGCAACAAGCGCCAGGAGTGGGCCGACTACCGCCACCAGGTGACGCCGTACGAGCTGCGGCGCTACCTGCCGGTGCTGTGA
- a CDS encoding NAD+ synthase, translated as MPQLRIALGQVNPCVGDLAGNAALVRDWVSQAAAAGAHLVAFPEMVLTGYPVEDLALRTSFVEASRHTLNRLAADLVADGHGDLPVVVGYLDRAVDAPDAQAGKPQNCAAVLHGGQVVARYAKHHLPNYGVFDEFRIFTPGHELTVVRVRGVDVAIAICEDIWQQGGPVAMTRDAGAELLLVINGSPYERDKDDVRLELVRRHAAQAGCTLAYVNMVGGQDDLVFDGDSLVVDPAGELIARGPQFAEDLLVADLDLRYSTVDPQTPPPEVRLVEISTEPAEPYQPQQNPCAERLDDVGEVYEALVTGLRDYVRKNGFRSVALGLSGGIDSALVAAVAVDALGAENVVGVSLPSSYSSQHSRDDADDLASRTGLDYRVVPIAPMVEGFLASMELPGVAEENLQARVRGVVLMGLSNVEGHLVLATGNKSELSVGYSTMYGDTVGGFAPLKDVPKTLVWQLARWRNARAEQRGETPPIPESSITKAPSAELRPGQQDSDSLPPYDVLDAMLELYVTEARSRGELIEAGFDADTVDAVVTLVDRAEWKRRQFAPGPKISRIAFGRDRRLPVTSRWRENQP; from the coding sequence ATGCCGCAGCTACGCATCGCCCTCGGCCAGGTGAACCCGTGCGTCGGCGACCTGGCCGGCAACGCCGCCCTGGTCCGGGACTGGGTCAGCCAGGCCGCTGCCGCCGGAGCGCACCTGGTCGCGTTCCCGGAGATGGTGCTCACCGGCTACCCGGTCGAGGACCTGGCGCTGCGCACGTCGTTCGTCGAGGCGTCCCGGCACACGCTGAACCGGTTGGCCGCCGACCTGGTCGCCGACGGCCACGGCGACCTGCCCGTCGTCGTCGGCTACCTCGACCGCGCGGTCGACGCGCCGGACGCCCAGGCCGGCAAGCCGCAGAACTGCGCCGCGGTGCTGCACGGAGGCCAGGTCGTGGCCCGCTACGCCAAGCACCACCTGCCGAACTACGGCGTCTTCGACGAGTTCCGCATCTTCACGCCCGGCCACGAGCTCACCGTCGTGCGGGTACGCGGGGTGGACGTCGCCATCGCCATCTGCGAGGACATCTGGCAGCAGGGCGGGCCCGTCGCCATGACCAGGGACGCCGGCGCCGAGCTGCTCCTGGTGATCAACGGCTCCCCCTACGAGCGGGACAAGGACGACGTCCGGCTGGAGCTCGTCCGGCGGCACGCGGCCCAGGCCGGGTGCACGCTCGCCTACGTCAACATGGTCGGCGGCCAGGACGACCTGGTCTTCGACGGCGACTCCCTCGTCGTCGACCCCGCCGGGGAGCTCATCGCCCGCGGACCGCAGTTCGCCGAGGACCTGCTCGTCGCCGACCTCGACCTGCGCTACTCGACCGTCGACCCGCAGACGCCGCCGCCCGAGGTGAGGCTGGTCGAGATCAGCACCGAGCCGGCCGAGCCGTACCAGCCGCAGCAGAACCCGTGCGCCGAGCGCCTCGACGACGTCGGCGAGGTGTACGAGGCCCTCGTGACGGGGCTGCGGGACTACGTGCGCAAGAACGGCTTCCGCTCCGTGGCTCTCGGCCTGTCCGGCGGCATCGACTCGGCGCTGGTGGCCGCGGTCGCCGTCGACGCGCTCGGAGCCGAGAACGTCGTCGGCGTCTCGCTGCCCAGCTCGTACTCCTCCCAGCACTCCCGGGACGACGCGGACGACCTGGCCAGCCGCACCGGGCTGGACTACCGCGTCGTGCCGATCGCCCCGATGGTCGAGGGCTTCCTGGCGAGCATGGAGCTGCCGGGGGTCGCGGAGGAGAACCTGCAGGCCCGGGTGCGGGGCGTCGTCCTCATGGGCCTGTCGAACGTCGAAGGCCACCTCGTGCTGGCCACCGGTAACAAGAGCGAGCTGTCCGTCGGCTACTCGACCATGTACGGCGACACCGTCGGCGGGTTCGCCCCGCTCAAGGACGTACCGAAGACGCTGGTCTGGCAGCTGGCGCGCTGGCGCAACGCCCGCGCCGAACAGCGCGGTGAGACCCCGCCGATCCCGGAGTCGTCCATCACGAAGGCCCCGTCGGCCGAGCTGCGCCCCGGTCAGCAGGACTCGGACTCCCTGCCGCCGTACGACGTCCTGGACGCGATGCTGGAGCTGTACGTCACCGAGGCGCGCAGCCGCGGTGAGCTGATCGAGGCCGGCTTCGACGCCGACACGGTGGACGCGGTGGTCACGCTCGTGGACCGCGCCGAGTGGAAGCGGCGCCAGTTCGCCCCCGGTCCCAAGATCAGCCGGATCGCGTTCGGACGGGACCGCCGCCTGCCGGTGACCAGCCGATGGCGGGAGAACCAGCCCTGA
- a CDS encoding cobalamin-binding protein — translation MRVVSLVPSLTESVAVSAPGLLVGATDWCTHPPDLDVVRVRGTKNPDVSAIVALEPDLVLANAEENRPADLDALRDEGLTVHVTDIRTVDGALESLAEVLVRCGAGRPAWLDAAARAWQDVEPVAPRRLRAVVPVWRRPWMALGRDTFAGDVLARLGVDNVLASSPERYPRFSPDAVGPVDLVVLPDEPYPFGPDDGPEVFSGLPVAFVDGRMLTWYGPSMVQAPGVLTAQLRAALA, via the coding sequence GTGCGCGTGGTCTCCCTGGTGCCGTCGCTCACCGAGTCCGTCGCCGTCAGCGCCCCCGGGCTGCTGGTGGGGGCCACGGACTGGTGCACCCATCCGCCGGACCTGGACGTCGTCCGGGTCCGGGGAACCAAGAACCCTGACGTGTCGGCGATCGTCGCGCTCGAGCCCGACCTGGTGCTCGCCAACGCCGAGGAGAACCGGCCGGCGGACCTGGACGCGCTGCGGGACGAGGGCCTGACCGTGCACGTCACCGACATCCGGACGGTGGACGGCGCGCTGGAGTCGCTGGCCGAGGTGCTCGTGCGGTGCGGCGCCGGGCGACCGGCGTGGCTGGACGCCGCGGCCCGGGCCTGGCAGGACGTCGAGCCCGTCGCGCCCCGCCGACTGCGTGCCGTCGTCCCGGTCTGGCGCCGGCCGTGGATGGCCCTGGGGCGGGACACGTTCGCCGGTGACGTGCTGGCCCGGCTGGGCGTGGACAACGTGCTCGCCTCGTCGCCGGAGCGCTACCCGAGGTTCTCCCCGGACGCCGTGGGGCCGGTCGACCTCGTCGTCCTGCCCGACGAGCCGTACCCCTTCGGTCCGGACGACGGTCCGGAGGTGTTCTCCGGCCTGCCGGTCGCGTTCGTCGACGGCCGAATGCTCACCTGGTACGGACCGTCGATGGTCCAGGCGCCGGGGGTGCTGACCGCTCAGCTGCGTGCCGCCCTTGCCTGA